Proteins encoded within one genomic window of Mycolicibacterium monacense:
- a CDS encoding phytoene/squalene synthase family protein, giving the protein MIGSELDAAGVRDPALRNAYRCCRVLNAEHGRTFYLATRLLAPEQRPAVHALYGFARRADDILDDLDSAATTAERADRLHRLATQLFDGLVQGNATGGDPALAAVVHTARRYGIPWELFDDFLASMRMDLTVTDYPDRASIDRYMYGSAEVIGLQLLPVLGTVVPREEAAPYAAALGKAFQLTNFLRDVDEDLDRGRVYLPADELAAHGVDRDLLMWCHTTKRTDTRVRNALAEQHAVTRRVYDYARHGVDLLHPRSRACVGAAAVLYSEILDRIEAIDFDIFNQRATVGNGRRLQVAGAGLLRAWRARIAHPAKV; this is encoded by the coding sequence ATGATCGGATCCGAACTCGACGCCGCCGGGGTACGCGACCCCGCGCTGCGCAACGCCTACCGCTGCTGCCGGGTGCTCAACGCCGAACACGGCCGGACGTTCTACCTGGCGACCCGGCTGCTGGCGCCCGAGCAGCGGCCCGCGGTGCACGCCCTGTACGGGTTCGCCCGCCGCGCCGATGACATCCTCGACGATCTGGACTCCGCGGCCACCACCGCCGAACGTGCCGACCGCCTGCACCGGCTGGCCACCCAGCTGTTCGACGGTCTCGTGCAGGGCAACGCCACCGGCGGCGATCCGGCGCTGGCCGCGGTGGTGCACACCGCCCGCCGCTACGGGATCCCGTGGGAGTTGTTCGACGACTTCCTGGCGTCGATGCGGATGGACCTCACCGTGACCGACTATCCGGACCGGGCGTCGATCGACCGCTACATGTACGGCTCCGCGGAGGTCATCGGGCTGCAGCTGCTGCCGGTCCTGGGCACGGTCGTCCCGCGCGAGGAGGCCGCTCCGTACGCGGCGGCCCTCGGTAAAGCCTTCCAGCTGACCAACTTCCTGCGCGACGTCGACGAGGACCTCGACCGGGGGCGGGTGTACCTGCCCGCCGACGAACTAGCCGCGCACGGCGTCGACCGCGATCTGCTGATGTGGTGTCACACCACCAAGCGCACCGACACCCGGGTCCGCAATGCGCTGGCCGAACAGCACGCGGTGACCCGGCGCGTGTACGACTACGCCCGGCACGGCGTCGATCTGCTGCATCCGCGCTCGCGGGCCTGTGTCGGCGCCGCGGCCGTGCTCTATTCGGAGATACTGGACCGCATCGAGGCCATCGATTTCGACATCTTCAACCAGCGCGCCACCGTGGGGAACGGACGCCGGCTCCAGGTGGCGGGTGCCGGGCTGCTGCGGGCCTGGCGCGCCCGCATCGCCCACCCCGCGAAGGTCTGA
- a CDS encoding lycopene cyclase domain-containing protein, whose amino-acid sequence MIGLGYTLPAIVAVVVVVAWEVLWLRTGLFRRPAYWISMVIVVGFQIPVDGWLTKLSDPIVIYNEEHTSGIRFPWDIPVEDFLFGFALVTGVLLLWERQRTRGVKVGERVHDE is encoded by the coding sequence ATGATCGGTCTCGGCTACACCCTGCCCGCGATCGTGGCGGTGGTCGTGGTGGTGGCCTGGGAGGTTCTGTGGTTGCGCACCGGCCTGTTCCGGCGGCCCGCGTACTGGATCTCGATGGTCATCGTGGTGGGCTTCCAGATCCCGGTCGACGGATGGCTGACGAAGCTCAGCGACCCCATCGTCATCTACAACGAGGAGCACACCAGTGGCATCCGGTTCCCCTGGGACATCCCGGTCGAGGACTTCCTGTTCGGTTTCGCGTTGGTGACCGGGGTGCTGCTGCTCTGGGAGCGTCAGCGGACCAGGGGCGTCAAGGTCGGCGAGCGGGTGCACGATGAGTGA
- a CDS encoding WS/DGAT/MGAT family O-acyltransferase, producing MKQLSGWDVLLLNSETPNVHQHTLKVAVVDTSAFEGEPSFEAFCETLRGRMHLLEPLRYELVDVPLHLHRPMWRENADVDLGYHVRQVRVSAPGGRRELDALIGEIAGTALDRSRPLWELYYAEGLANNRVAVIGKVHHALADGVASANLMARAMEWPDLVPDSGPVAGDTRGEPSAVELIRDAARDHARKLTELPDVLKDGALGIHRLRRRSRQRRDNPDLAHQFHPPPTFLNHRLSPARSFAGATLSLAEAKETSRRLGVTINDLVLATAAGGLRELLLAYDGHADEPIIASVPAATDISRDRITGNALSTMLVSLPVHVDDPLEQVRLTSLAAGIAKENHDLLGPATVGRSLEYVPPTVLRTVFGWTSRRRAPNQLFNVIVSNVPGPRQWGRIAGAVVSEIYSVGPLAAGSAMNVTVWSYVDQLSFSVLSDGETLADTHEATDAMVRAFGRIRTAAGLTVG from the coding sequence GTGAAGCAGCTCAGCGGCTGGGATGTCCTGCTGCTGAACAGCGAAACGCCCAACGTGCACCAGCACACCCTGAAGGTCGCCGTCGTCGACACCTCGGCGTTCGAGGGCGAACCGAGCTTCGAGGCGTTCTGCGAGACGCTGCGCGGCCGCATGCATCTGCTGGAGCCGCTGCGCTACGAACTGGTTGACGTCCCGTTGCATCTGCACCGCCCGATGTGGCGGGAGAACGCCGACGTCGACCTCGGCTACCACGTGCGGCAGGTTCGGGTGTCCGCTCCCGGTGGACGGCGGGAGCTCGACGCGCTCATCGGCGAGATCGCAGGCACCGCACTGGATCGCAGCCGTCCGCTGTGGGAGCTCTACTACGCCGAGGGCCTTGCGAACAACCGGGTTGCGGTGATCGGGAAGGTCCATCACGCGCTCGCCGACGGGGTGGCCTCGGCGAACCTGATGGCTCGGGCCATGGAATGGCCCGACCTCGTTCCCGACAGCGGGCCCGTGGCGGGTGACACGCGCGGCGAGCCGTCGGCGGTGGAGCTGATCCGCGATGCGGCCCGCGACCATGCGCGCAAGCTGACCGAGCTGCCCGACGTCCTCAAGGACGGCGCCCTGGGGATCCACCGGCTGCGGCGCCGGTCACGGCAGCGCCGGGACAACCCCGACCTGGCCCACCAATTCCACCCGCCGCCAACGTTTTTGAACCACAGGTTGTCACCGGCGCGCAGCTTTGCCGGCGCCACCCTGTCGCTGGCCGAGGCCAAGGAGACGAGCAGGCGCCTCGGCGTCACGATCAACGATCTGGTCCTGGCCACCGCCGCGGGTGGGCTGCGCGAACTGCTGCTGGCCTACGACGGCCACGCCGACGAACCGATCATCGCCTCGGTGCCTGCCGCCACCGACATCTCGCGGGACCGCATCACCGGCAACGCGTTGAGCACCATGCTGGTGTCCTTGCCGGTGCACGTCGACGACCCCCTGGAGCAGGTGCGGCTGACCAGCCTCGCCGCCGGGATCGCCAAGGAGAACCACGATCTGCTCGGTCCCGCCACGGTCGGGCGGTCGCTGGAGTACGTACCGCCGACGGTCCTGCGCACCGTCTTCGGATGGACCTCCAGGCGCCGGGCGCCCAATCAGCTGTTCAACGTGATCGTCTCGAACGTCCCCGGACCGCGGCAGTGGGGCCGCATCGCCGGGGCGGTGGTCAGCGAGATCTACTCGGTGGGGCCCCTGGCCGCGGGCAGCGCGATGAACGTCACGGTGTGGAGCTACGTCGACCAACTGAGCTTCTCGGTGCTCAGCGACGGCGAGACGCTCGCGGACACCCACGAGGCGACCGATGCGATGGTTCGCGCCTTCGGGCGCATCCGCACCGCGGCGGGTCTCACCGTCGGTTGA
- a CDS encoding lycopene cyclase domain-containing protein: MDRFHYLLVLGACLLVTLPLEVFGAGVYRQARRAAAAILPIAAVFVVWDLIAIFADVWGYNPRFVTGIGFPGVPIEELLFFIVIPLCGLFTYNAVDTILTYLKRRLRARSAQSS; this comes from the coding sequence ATGGATCGTTTCCACTACCTGCTGGTCCTGGGCGCCTGTCTGCTGGTCACCCTGCCGCTGGAGGTCTTCGGCGCCGGGGTGTACCGCCAGGCCAGGCGGGCCGCTGCGGCGATCCTGCCGATCGCCGCGGTGTTCGTCGTGTGGGATCTGATCGCGATCTTCGCCGACGTCTGGGGCTACAACCCGCGGTTCGTCACCGGCATCGGGTTCCCGGGCGTGCCGATCGAGGAACTGCTGTTCTTCATCGTGATCCCGCTCTGCGGGCTGTTCACCTACAACGCGGTCGACACCATCCTCACCTACCTCAAACGCCGGCTGCGCGCGCGATCGGCGCAGTCCTCATGA
- the dps gene encoding DNA starvation/stationary phase protection protein Dps yields MAYTVPGMTDKEGAQVAELLQKQLSRYNDLHLTLKHVHWNVVGPNFIGVHEMIDPQVELVRGYADEVAERIATLGGSPKGTPGAIISDRTWDDYSLERDTVQAHLAALDLVYDGIIEDTRKNIEETEEPDPVTNDMLIGHAAELEKFQWFVRAHLENAGGDLKHGGKSTEKGAAKAAKS; encoded by the coding sequence ATGGCGTACACCGTTCCCGGCATGACCGACAAAGAGGGCGCACAGGTCGCGGAGCTGCTGCAGAAGCAACTCAGCCGGTACAACGATCTGCACCTGACGCTCAAGCACGTCCACTGGAATGTGGTCGGCCCGAACTTCATCGGTGTGCACGAGATGATCGATCCGCAGGTCGAGTTGGTGCGCGGCTACGCCGACGAGGTGGCCGAGCGCATCGCCACCCTGGGCGGCTCCCCGAAGGGCACCCCCGGGGCGATCATCAGCGACCGCACATGGGACGACTACTCGTTGGAGCGTGACACCGTCCAGGCGCACCTGGCCGCACTGGACCTGGTCTACGACGGCATCATCGAGGACACCCGCAAGAACATCGAGGAGACCGAGGAACCCGACCCGGTCACCAACGACATGTTGATCGGCCACGCCGCGGAACTGGAGAAGTTCCAGTGGTTCGTGCGGGCCCACCTGGAGAACGCGGGCGGCGACCTCAAGCACGGCGGCAAGTCCACCGAGAAGGGTGCGGCCAAGGCGGCCAAGAGCTAG
- a CDS encoding DUF5914 domain-containing protein, whose product MSAFADIKAKWAKSSPFQVLPHIDWAEQKPTYQDAQPALINDALARAKSRPSGNWFPFAASDTIRHKPVGASVGGVELVAWRGAGGELRVGPASCPHLGADLSTGTVDCGTLICPWHGLRLSGERREFGWKPLPAFDDGVLAWVRLDRVGGEQPTDRPIIPVRPAEPTLHAVTSLVGVCEPDDVIANRLDPWHGAWFHPYSFTRLEVLSAPTAGEVPEAEDRFLVAVTFRIGRLGVPVVAEFIAPGPRTIVMRIIDGEGAGSVVETHATPVGPGPDGRPRTAVIEAVVAHSDRRRFGYGKKVAPLITPFMRHAATKLWRDDLAYAERRYAVRSQLNRR is encoded by the coding sequence ATGAGCGCGTTCGCCGACATCAAGGCCAAGTGGGCGAAATCGTCACCGTTCCAGGTGCTTCCGCATATCGACTGGGCGGAGCAGAAACCCACCTACCAGGATGCGCAGCCGGCACTGATCAACGATGCGCTCGCCCGCGCGAAGTCCCGTCCGAGCGGCAACTGGTTCCCGTTCGCGGCCAGCGACACCATCCGGCACAAACCGGTGGGCGCCTCGGTGGGCGGCGTCGAACTCGTCGCGTGGCGGGGCGCCGGCGGCGAACTGCGTGTCGGCCCCGCGAGCTGTCCGCATCTCGGGGCGGACCTGTCCACCGGCACCGTCGACTGCGGCACGCTGATCTGCCCCTGGCACGGCCTGCGGCTGTCCGGGGAGCGCCGCGAATTCGGGTGGAAACCGTTGCCCGCCTTCGACGACGGGGTACTGGCCTGGGTCCGTCTCGACCGGGTCGGCGGCGAGCAGCCGACGGACCGCCCGATCATCCCGGTGCGCCCGGCGGAACCCACGCTGCACGCGGTGACCAGCCTGGTCGGTGTCTGCGAACCCGACGATGTGATCGCCAACCGGCTCGACCCGTGGCACGGCGCCTGGTTCCACCCGTACTCGTTCACCCGCCTCGAGGTGCTCAGCGCCCCGACGGCCGGTGAGGTGCCCGAAGCGGAAGACCGGTTCCTCGTGGCGGTCACGTTCCGCATCGGCCGCCTGGGCGTGCCGGTGGTCGCCGAGTTCATCGCGCCCGGACCGCGCACGATCGTCATGCGGATCATCGACGGTGAGGGCGCGGGCAGCGTCGTGGAAACCCACGCGACACCCGTCGGTCCGGGTCCGGACGGGCGTCCGCGCACCGCGGTGATCGAAGCCGTTGTCGCACACTCGGATCGGCGCCGGTTCGGCTACGGGAAGAAGGTCGCGCCGTTGATCACGCCGTTCATGCGGCATGCGGCGACGAAGCTGTGGCGCGACGACCTCGCGTATGCGGAGCGCCGTTACGCAGTGCGCTCACAGCTCAACCGACGGTGA
- a CDS encoding class I SAM-dependent methyltransferase codes for MSDALPHAQVPAAFDVGAAAYDKLVGANPGYHDHLRLSAQRMGLPDGGRGMRLLDAGCGTGASTAALLAAAPHAEIVAVDASAGMLAEARSKAWPDSVRFVHSRIEDIADADVTGPFDGIFAAYLLRNLADPDTQLRTFRDMLNPGAPLTVHEYSVRDSAVATAVWNAVCWAIIIPAGRLRTGDASLYTYLRRSVLDFDGASAFLDRLQRNGFTDVHSETMPGWQRNVVHTFTGRATRR; via the coding sequence ATGAGTGACGCGCTGCCCCACGCCCAGGTGCCCGCCGCGTTCGACGTCGGCGCGGCCGCCTACGACAAGCTCGTCGGCGCCAATCCCGGTTACCACGACCATCTCCGGCTGTCCGCGCAGCGGATGGGCCTGCCCGACGGCGGACGCGGTATGCGCCTGCTCGACGCGGGCTGCGGCACCGGCGCATCGACCGCCGCGCTGCTCGCCGCCGCCCCGCACGCCGAGATCGTCGCCGTCGACGCCTCGGCCGGTATGCTCGCCGAGGCGCGGTCGAAGGCGTGGCCCGACTCGGTGCGCTTCGTCCACAGCCGCATCGAGGACATCGCCGACGCCGACGTGACCGGACCGTTCGACGGGATCTTCGCCGCCTATCTGCTGCGCAACCTCGCCGACCCGGACACCCAACTGCGGACGTTCCGCGACATGCTCAACCCCGGCGCACCGCTGACCGTGCACGAATACTCGGTGCGCGACTCCGCCGTGGCGACCGCGGTGTGGAATGCGGTGTGCTGGGCGATCATCATCCCGGCCGGTCGCCTGCGCACCGGCGACGCATCGCTGTACACGTATCTGCGGCGCAGCGTCCTCGACTTCGACGGGGCGTCGGCCTTCCTGGACAGGTTGCAGCGCAACGGATTCACCGACGTCCACAGTGAGACCATGCCCGGTTGGCAGCGCAACGTCGTGCACACGTTCACCGGGAGGGCCACCCGGCGATGA
- a CDS encoding FAD-dependent oxidoreductase: protein MKDPRRVVHPAFPGRPDATSLTTRPRAVVVGGGIAGLTAATGLAERGVEVDVVEREPYLGGRVGGWADEVDGVGAAAMNRGFHAFFRQYYNLRDLLRRVDPQLSMLIPVEDYPLIDGQGRRDTFRGLPQTPPFNAVAFALRSPTFRLRDLARLNARAAAPLATVSVPDIYDRLDHVDADQFLRDINFPEAARHLAFEVFSRSFFAQPPDLSAAELATMFHIYFLGSSEGLVFDVANDNFDVALWNPLRRYLEGRGVRFHTGVSATAVEPGFTVHCDSGQALSADGVVLATDVTGLRGIVAGSAELGDDAWRAAVDGLGTAPPFLVHRIWLDRPVAPDRPAFLGTGGLTPLDNVSVLERYERQAADWARRTNGSVVELHSYAVTDTSEELPRQLLARMHAIFPETAQANIVGERLLLRGDCPRFAPGDFAVRPTVGTPVDGLALAGDGIRIDLPVALMERAATTGWAAANRLLAHFGVAGHAVTTVPTTGRSATLRRLAERRRQLQS from the coding sequence ATGAAGGACCCCCGACGCGTCGTCCATCCGGCGTTCCCGGGACGACCCGACGCCACCTCGCTGACCACCCGCCCACGCGCGGTCGTGGTCGGCGGCGGTATCGCCGGGCTGACCGCCGCCACCGGACTGGCCGAACGTGGCGTCGAGGTGGACGTCGTCGAGCGTGAGCCGTACCTGGGCGGCCGGGTCGGCGGCTGGGCCGACGAGGTGGACGGGGTCGGTGCGGCGGCGATGAACCGCGGCTTCCACGCGTTCTTCCGCCAGTACTACAACCTGCGCGACCTGCTGCGCCGCGTCGACCCTCAGCTGTCGATGCTGATCCCCGTCGAGGACTATCCGCTGATCGACGGTCAGGGCCGCCGCGACACGTTCCGCGGACTACCGCAGACCCCGCCGTTCAACGCCGTGGCGTTCGCGTTGCGCAGCCCCACATTCCGGCTGCGGGATCTGGCCCGGCTCAACGCCAGGGCGGCCGCACCGCTGGCGACGGTGTCGGTGCCCGACATCTACGACCGGCTCGACCACGTCGACGCCGATCAGTTCCTGCGCGACATCAACTTCCCCGAGGCCGCCCGGCATCTGGCGTTCGAGGTGTTCTCCCGCAGCTTCTTCGCCCAGCCGCCGGATCTGTCGGCGGCGGAACTGGCCACGATGTTCCACATCTACTTCCTCGGCTCCAGCGAGGGGCTGGTGTTCGACGTCGCGAACGACAACTTCGACGTTGCGCTGTGGAATCCGCTGCGTCGCTACCTCGAGGGCCGCGGTGTCCGCTTCCACACCGGTGTGTCGGCGACCGCGGTAGAGCCCGGTTTCACCGTGCACTGCGACTCCGGACAGGCGTTGTCCGCCGACGGGGTGGTGCTGGCCACCGATGTCACCGGTCTGCGCGGAATCGTCGCCGGCTCAGCCGAACTGGGCGACGACGCGTGGCGGGCGGCGGTCGACGGGCTGGGCACCGCACCGCCGTTCCTGGTGCACCGCATCTGGCTGGACCGTCCGGTGGCGCCCGATCGGCCGGCGTTCTTGGGCACCGGGGGGCTGACGCCGCTGGACAATGTCAGTGTGCTCGAACGCTACGAACGTCAGGCCGCCGACTGGGCCCGGCGCACCAACGGGTCGGTCGTCGAACTGCACTCGTATGCGGTGACCGACACCTCCGAGGAACTGCCGCGGCAACTGCTGGCCCGGATGCACGCGATCTTCCCCGAGACGGCGCAGGCCAACATCGTCGGGGAACGGCTGTTGTTGCGCGGCGACTGCCCGCGGTTCGCGCCCGGCGACTTCGCCGTCCGGCCCACGGTGGGCACCCCGGTCGACGGTCTGGCGTTGGCCGGCGACGGCATCCGCATCGACCTTCCGGTGGCGTTGATGGAGCGTGCCGCCACGACGGGCTGGGCGGCCGCCAACCGCCTGCTCGCGCACTTCGGTGTCGCGGGCCACGCCGTCACGACCGTGCCGACCACCGGCCGGTCCGCGACGCTCAGACGACTCGCCGAGCGACGGAGGCAACTGCAGTCATGA
- a CDS encoding DNA-3-methyladenine glycosylase family protein, whose product MRADQGLRRSVGFSGPVSPALTLSPLRRGRGDPCFHLAPDGTIWRTSLPPSGPVTARITRASANTVDVDAWGPGATEFLDHAPALLGADDDDAGFAPQEPTIALAHRRVPHLRLGRTGRVLEALIPAVLEQRVAGMDAFRAWRLLVTEYGTPAPGPAPAHMRVPPSAQVWRHVPSWEFHRANVDPRRARTVVLCAQRAESLERLSARPAEQARAAMMSLPGVGEWTAAETAQRAWGDPDALSVGDYHLAKTVGWSLLGHPIDDPAMVELLEPMRPHRHRAVRLLLASGLARNPRFGARLAIPKLAEL is encoded by the coding sequence GTGCGGGCTGACCAGGGCCTTCGTCGCAGCGTGGGGTTCAGCGGTCCGGTCAGTCCGGCGCTCACCCTCTCGCCGCTGCGGCGGGGTCGCGGCGACCCCTGTTTCCACCTCGCCCCCGACGGGACGATCTGGCGCACCAGCCTGCCGCCGAGCGGCCCGGTGACCGCCCGCATCACCCGGGCGTCGGCGAACACGGTCGACGTCGACGCCTGGGGTCCCGGCGCGACCGAATTCCTCGACCACGCGCCCGCACTGCTCGGCGCCGACGACGACGACGCGGGCTTCGCCCCGCAGGAGCCGACGATCGCCCTGGCGCACCGGCGGGTGCCTCACCTGAGGTTGGGGCGCACCGGCCGGGTGCTCGAGGCGCTGATCCCCGCGGTGCTCGAACAGCGGGTCGCCGGCATGGACGCGTTCCGCGCCTGGCGGCTGCTGGTCACCGAGTACGGCACGCCGGCGCCCGGGCCCGCCCCGGCGCACATGCGGGTGCCGCCCAGCGCGCAGGTCTGGCGGCACGTCCCGTCGTGGGAGTTCCACCGCGCCAACGTCGATCCGCGCCGGGCGCGCACGGTGGTGCTGTGCGCACAGCGGGCCGAGTCGCTCGAGCGACTGTCCGCCCGGCCGGCCGAGCAGGCGCGCGCGGCGATGATGTCGCTGCCGGGGGTCGGGGAGTGGACCGCCGCAGAGACCGCGCAACGGGCGTGGGGTGACCCAGACGCGCTCTCGGTCGGTGACTACCACCTCGCGAAGACGGTCGGGTGGAGCCTGCTCGGCCACCCGATCGACGACCCCGCGATGGTCGAACTGCTCGAACCGATGCGCCCGCACCGCCACCGCGCGGTGCGCCTGCTGCTGGCCAGCGGACTGGCCCGCAACCCGCGCTTCGGCGCCCGCCTCGCGATCCCGAAGCTTGCCGAACTGTGA
- a CDS encoding polyprenyl synthetase family protein, whose protein sequence is MSGVDDRLLAAALRPAPARLTADSFDTWRRDVRRAAIDAVTEFVTDRCADDLRLTGVDVTLDVLSDFVGDGKCLRSTFAYLGWLAGAAPDDAALRAAASFDLLHVFALLQDDVMDDSPLRRGRPAAHVRFAQWHRDNGLNGSAERFGASAAVLLGDLCLVWAGQMMRESGLGDRALARAWPRYDAMRTELAVGQFADLVNDAGGRPTLEDVLDVARRKSGNYTVRRPLEIGGALAGCPEATLGLLGRYGAAVGEAFQLRDDLLGIFGAPTVTGKPAGGDLSEHKATSVVVAAHRLAEPSVRNQLTELMSRRDLDAGDITRWQHLIAATGAVQWIEQLIDRRLSHALERIHTSPLDDTVRTALVNMAAVCTRRAA, encoded by the coding sequence GTGAGCGGTGTCGACGATCGGCTGCTCGCCGCAGCTTTGCGGCCAGCCCCAGCCCGGCTCACGGCCGACTCCTTCGACACCTGGCGCAGGGATGTGCGCCGCGCGGCGATCGATGCGGTGACCGAGTTCGTCACCGACCGGTGCGCCGACGACCTGCGGCTCACCGGTGTCGACGTCACCCTCGACGTGCTCTCCGACTTCGTCGGCGACGGTAAGTGCCTGCGTTCGACGTTCGCCTACCTCGGCTGGCTGGCCGGTGCCGCCCCCGACGACGCCGCCCTGCGCGCCGCGGCGAGTTTCGACCTGCTGCACGTGTTCGCGCTGCTGCAGGACGACGTGATGGACGATTCACCGCTGCGCCGGGGCCGTCCGGCGGCGCATGTGCGCTTCGCGCAGTGGCACCGGGACAACGGACTCAACGGATCCGCGGAGCGGTTCGGCGCCTCGGCGGCGGTGCTGCTCGGCGACCTCTGCCTGGTGTGGGCGGGGCAGATGATGCGCGAGAGCGGTCTGGGTGACCGCGCACTGGCCCGGGCGTGGCCCCGGTACGACGCGATGCGCACGGAATTGGCGGTGGGCCAGTTCGCCGATCTGGTCAATGACGCGGGCGGACGGCCGACACTGGAGGACGTGCTCGACGTCGCACGCCGCAAATCCGGGAACTACACGGTGCGCCGCCCCCTGGAGATCGGCGGTGCACTGGCCGGCTGCCCCGAGGCGACGCTGGGGTTGCTCGGCCGCTACGGCGCGGCCGTCGGTGAGGCGTTCCAGCTGCGCGACGACCTCCTCGGCATCTTCGGTGCCCCGACGGTGACCGGTAAACCCGCAGGCGGCGACCTGTCCGAACACAAGGCCACCAGCGTGGTGGTCGCGGCGCACCGGCTGGCCGAACCGTCGGTGCGCAACCAACTCACCGAGTTGATGTCGCGACGCGACCTCGACGCCGGTGACATCACCCGCTGGCAGCACCTCATCGCCGCGACCGGTGCCGTGCAGTGGATCGAGCAGCTGATCGACCGGCGGCTCTCGCACGCGCTGGAGCGCATCCACACCAGCCCACTCGACGACACCGTCAGAACCGCACTGGTCAACATGGCCGCCGTATGCACTCGGCGGGCAGCGTGA
- the crtI gene encoding phytoene desaturase family protein, translating to MRTVGGRTDRVVVVGAGLSGLSAALQLAGRGRTVTVLERETFPGGRMGRLDIDGYRLDTGPTVLTMPDIIEDAFAAVGDSMNGRLELDRVDPAYHASFADGSGLYVHTDATAMASEIERFAGSDAADGYLRLRTWLTRLYQAEFNGFIASNFDSPLSLVTPQLARLAAMGGFRRWDRVVRNYIADERLRRIFTFQALYAGVPPHKALAAYAVIAYMDTVAGVYFPRGGMRAVPDAMAAAASDAGVEFRYGSAVSVLERSADGRVTAVRTDAGDRIPTDAVVLTTELPTTYRLLGRTPRRLLPLRPAPSAVVAHVGCAKVDPSGDVMAHHNILFGGAWEQTFRDIIDEGRVMSDPSLLVTRPTAGDPSLAPPGRDLLYVLAPAPNKAVGHVDWSQTSDAYVEGMLATVRRRMPAVGDDLELLHVVDPDGWARQDMAAGTPFALAHTFGQTGPFRPANTIRGAENVVLAGSSTVPGVGVPTALLSGRLAADRITGTVTPSTPTAAPTRTRSGLS from the coding sequence ATGCGCACCGTCGGGGGGCGAACAGACCGCGTGGTGGTCGTCGGCGCCGGATTGTCCGGCCTGTCGGCCGCACTACAGCTGGCCGGGCGCGGCCGCACCGTCACGGTGCTCGAACGCGAGACGTTCCCGGGCGGCCGGATGGGCCGGCTCGACATCGACGGGTACCGGCTCGATACCGGGCCGACCGTGTTGACGATGCCCGACATCATCGAGGACGCCTTCGCCGCCGTGGGCGATTCGATGAACGGGCGCCTCGAACTCGACCGCGTCGACCCGGCCTACCACGCGTCGTTCGCCGACGGCAGCGGTCTGTACGTGCACACCGACGCCACTGCGATGGCCTCCGAGATCGAACGCTTCGCCGGCTCCGACGCCGCGGACGGCTATCTGCGGCTGCGCACCTGGCTGACCCGGCTGTACCAGGCCGAGTTCAACGGTTTCATCGCCTCCAACTTCGATTCACCGCTGTCCCTGGTGACACCCCAGCTGGCCCGGCTGGCCGCGATGGGCGGTTTCCGGCGGTGGGATCGCGTGGTGCGCAACTACATTGCCGACGAACGGCTGCGCCGCATCTTCACCTTCCAGGCGCTCTACGCCGGCGTGCCACCACACAAGGCGCTGGCCGCCTACGCGGTGATCGCCTACATGGACACCGTGGCGGGGGTCTACTTCCCCCGCGGCGGCATGCGCGCCGTACCGGATGCGATGGCGGCCGCCGCCTCCGACGCCGGAGTCGAATTCCGTTACGGTTCAGCGGTTTCCGTGCTCGAACGCAGCGCCGACGGCCGGGTGACGGCGGTGCGCACAGACGCGGGTGACCGCATCCCCACCGACGCCGTCGTCCTCACCACGGAGTTGCCGACCACTTATCGCCTGCTCGGCCGCACACCGCGGCGCCTGTTGCCGCTGCGGCCTGCGCCGTCGGCGGTGGTGGCACATGTCGGGTGCGCCAAGGTGGATCCCAGCGGGGATGTCATGGCGCACCACAACATCCTGTTCGGCGGCGCCTGGGAGCAGACGTTCCGCGACATCATCGACGAGGGACGGGTGATGAGCGATCCGTCGCTGCTGGTCACCCGGCCCACCGCCGGCGACCCGAGCCTCGCACCACCGGGTCGCGATCTGCTCTACGTGCTGGCGCCCGCACCGAACAAGGCCGTGGGACACGTCGACTGGTCTCAGACGAGCGACGCCTACGTGGAGGGGATGCTGGCCACGGTGCGCCGGCGGATGCCCGCGGTCGGCGACGACCTCGAACTGCTGCACGTCGTGGACCCCGACGGGTGGGCCCGCCAGGACATGGCGGCGGGCACCCCGTTCGCGTTGGCGCACACCTTCGGCCAGACCGGCCCGTTCCGGCCCGCGAACACGATTCGCGGCGCCGAGAACGTCGTGCTGGCCGGATCGTCCACGGTCCCCGGCGTCGGGGTGCCGACCGCGTTGCTGTCCGGCCGGTTGGCCGCAGATCGAATCACCGGGACCGTCACCCCGTCCACCCCCACGGCGGCCCCGACCAGAACGAGGAGCGGGCTGTCATGA